In the genome of Henningerozyma blattae CBS 6284 chromosome 5, complete genome, one region contains:
- the MRA1 gene encoding Mra1p (similar to Saccharomyces cerevisiae YPR010C-A; ancestral locus Anc_8.114) yields MRPSPFLLNAAKKAAKSSGPPVELTPLFVAIGVALCSGTFFTYKKFAYDTSLRLKENPNQSGLEAVLAKAENKSD; encoded by the exons ATGAGACCTTCtccatttttattgaaCGCAGCA AAAAAAGCAGCAAAATCTAGCGGTCCTCCAGTTGAATTGACACCTCTTTTCGTTGCCATTGGTGTAGCTCTATGTTCAGGTACTTTCTTCACTTATAAAAAGTTTGCCTATGATACATCGCTAagattaaaagaaaatccaAACCAATCAGGTTTAGAAGCAGTCTTAGCTAAGGCTGAAAATAAGTCGGattaa
- the TBLA0E03930 gene encoding C2H2-type zinc finger protein (similar to Saccharomyces cerevisiae YPR013C; ancestral locus Anc_8.116): protein MMINTTRHQSFSFQPSSHIDTSFSISTNSRRSSNMNDQTSNNLHSVTQLKSRPLLGHPNGIHLSHHNNNNILNNHHMLSNRPRLSLSSHSYSMGHSRPRQASLPGLPIPTTPTITNNTNNKPTSNQYSPLLPGFSSPGYITSPASTNVASPVTTSTPYMGNNNNNTTTSTTTTTTTTTTNNNTNNGTTNSSAQGSPGGVRLPPLSSLVAIANSPSATTNTSTSTLTSPNSISYTNTTNNSILDLRKNSTHGLGIYSVPSIDNSTTNDSTTPPATPGSVAESPKSTISMLHINSNTKNGVTNLPTSNATPIVSNYNSTSIHHPQINRNNSIHSNIQIKSEHQQPPPPPPATTLSGKQCPVCGKVCSRPSTLKTHYLIHTGDTPYKCKWLNCTKSFNVKSNMLRHLKNHEKKLEKMKEQMIANGIINDEYFERCYTANAKVLEVLHTKENEKKKIRKTSVPFKK from the coding sequence atgatgataaataCTACAAGACACCAATCTTTCTCATTCCAACCTTCTTCTCATATTGATACATCTTTTTCCATATCAACAAACTCAAGAAGATCTTCCAACATGAATGATCAAACTTCCAATAATCTTCATTCAGTTACTCAATTGAAGTCCCGTCCCTTACTAGGTCATCCAAATGGTATCCATCTATCTCAccataataacaataatattctaaataatCATCACATGTTATCAAATAGGCCTCGTCTGTCTCTTAGCTCTCATTCGTATTCCATGGGTCATTCTCGTCCAAGACAAGCTAGTTTACCTGGGCTACCAATCCCAACTACACCAACAATAACAAACAATACTAACAATAAACCTACCTCTAATCAATATTCTCCATTATTACCAGGATTTTCGTCTCCTGGTTATATTACAAGCCCTGCTTCTACAAATGTTGCTAGTCCAGTTACAACTTCAACTCCATATATGGgtaacaacaataataatacaacaacttcaacaacaacaacaacaactactactactaccaataataacacTAATAACGGTACAACAAACTCAAGTGCTCAAGGTTCTCCAGGTGGAGTCAGATTACCACCATTATCATCGTTAGTTGCCATAGCTAATTCTCCATCAGCCACTACAAATACATCAACATCTACTTTAACATCTCCAAATTCAATCTCATATACTAACACcacaaataatagtatattagatttaagaaaaaattctaCTCATGGCTTGGGAATTTATTCCGTACCAAGTATTGATAATAGTACAACTAATGATTCAACAACTCCTCCTGCTACACCAGGCAGTGTAGCTGAATCTCCAAAGAGTACAATATCAATGCTTCatataaattcaaatactaAAAATGGTGTCACCAACTTACCAACGTCAAACGCCACTCCAATAGTTTCAAACTATAATTCAACTTCAATCCATCATCCACAAATCAATCgtaataatagtattcattctaatattcaaatcaaatCTGAACATCAACAGCCTCCACCTCCACCTCCTGCTACTACTTTGAGTGGGAAACAATGCCCTGTTTGTGGGAAAGTTTGTTCACGTCCATCTACTTTAAAGACtcattatttgattcatACTGGTGATACCCCTTATAAATGTAAATGGCTAAATTGCACAAAATCCTTTAACGTGAAAAGTAATATGTTAAgacatttgaaaaatcatgaaaaaaaattagaaaaaatgaaagaGCAAATGATTGCTAATGGTATAataaatgatgaatattttgaaagatGCTATACTGCAAATGCAAAAGTATTGGAAGTATTACATACCAAggaaaatgaaaagaaaaagattaGAAAGACTTCAGTACCTTTCAAGAAATAA
- the TBLA0E03940 gene encoding uncharacterized protein (similar to Saccharomyces cerevisiae SPO74 (YGL170C); ancestral locus Anc_8.120), whose protein sequence is MDNQLIDTQTYSVARMVEKFNHMSFIKASELPLVVDLPIDKLQLPIKEKLVPFQNDLNNTENKLPNDSLLEDSSSSFQNGLTTFECSNYPNTSISNSYIGSLEDDIINDVNCEKNSNDEENGGDDKNLLKDQNKFLKQELELKEKELKFLKQKILNIKNLNLQNSSNSTPPPPLPLPLVLPPLNVEVSPYKGDRPDSNNTEASINSEMQLNYITFKDSIFPFLENLVLNINSCNIIDHCISMEILKDLKDLNIQFEKIKLTNNFAQNNNNLTDKLNDNLNEIINLIRTLSSTLNFELMKNQYSKKLIFLISSFFTSNDESNTSLDYIEFLKDEILNTILIVKELEIFPQDSKTPSKELKQSFNHSKIFQLKKNLELCSQVLFKEKKKPNSIVQNQIQKFDNSNFNPISNTISNSSTGINTMKKREKPNKHYYVKYNYNINYCNDNSSHTYNPISTENIFYGNVNNNYQPEIKTYSNSTNYTYNASENDNNNNHNHNHKKIADSQEVKKRFYESYEPTMSKEREKFAFKPKNFNVNPDHKNLNVLHNKRKLYIENKTFIDPSNPSYLSEGEEYH, encoded by the coding sequence ATGGATAACCAATTAATAGACACTCAAACTTATAGTGTGGCTAGAAtggttgaaaaatttaatcatATGTCTTTTATAAAAGCTTCAGAATTACCTTTGGTCGTGGATCTCCCCATAGATAAATTGCAATTGCCTATAAAGGAAAAACTAGTCCCTTTCCAGAATGATCTTAATAATACTGAAAACAAATTACCCAATGATTCTCTATTGGAGGATTCTTCTTCAAGTTTCCAAAATGGGTTAACAACTTTCGAATGTTCCAATTATCCAAATACTTCTATTTCCAATTCTTATATAGGTTCATTAGAAGACGATATAATTAATGATGTCAattgtgaaaaaaattcgaATGATGAAGAGAATGGTGGTGATGATAAGAATCTTTTGAAAgatcaaaataaatttttaaaacaagaattggaattaaaggaaaaagaattgaaatttttaaaacaaaaaattttaaatattaaaaatttaaatttacaaaattccAGTAATTCTACTCCTCCACCTCCACTTCCACTTCCACTGGTCCTCCCCCCACTAAATGTAGAGGTATCTCCCTATAAAGGTGATCGTCCGGATTCCAACAACACAGAGGCATCTATTAATTCAGAAAtgcaattaaattatataactTTCAAAGATTCCATCTTCCCCTTTTTGGAAAACcttgttttaaatataaattcatGTAATATCATTGATCATTGTATATCCATGgaaattttgaaagatttaaaagatttgaacattcaatttgaaaaaattaaattaactAACAATTTTGCtcagaataataataatttaaccgataaattgaatgataatttaaatgaaatcattaatttaattagaaCTTTGTCAAGtactttaaattttgaattaatgaaaaatcaatattctaaaaaattgatttttttaatatcttcatttttcacTTCAAATGACGAGAGTAATACTTCATTGGATTATATTGAATTTctaaaagatgaaattctaaatacaattttaattgttaaagaattggaaattttCCCTCAAGATTCAAAGACTCCTTCGAAAGAATTAAAGCAATCTTTTAATCATTCtaaaattttccaattgaaaaaaaatttagaattatgTTCACAAGTTTTATtcaaagagaaaaaaaagccaAATAGTATTgttcaaaatcaaattcaaaaatttgataattcaaattttaatccAATCTCAAATAcaatatcaaattcaaGTACCGGTATAAATACAATGaagaaaagagaaaaacCAAACAAACATTATTATgtgaaatataattataatatcaattattgTAATGATAATAGTTCTCATACATATAACCCAATATCTACtgaaaatatcttttatgggaatgtaaataataattatcaaCCTGAAATCAAAActtattcaaattctacAAATTATACTTATAACGCTtctgaaaatgataataataataatcataatcataatcataAAAAGATTGCAGATTCACaagaagttaaaaaaagattttacGAAAGTTATGAACCTACTATGTCTAAGgaaagagaaaaatttgcatttaaaccaaaaaattttaatgttaATCCAGATCATAAAAACCTTAACGTTCTTCATAATAAACGgaaattatatattgaaaataaaacatttatAGATCCTTCAAACCCATCTTATTTATCCGAAGGTGAAGAATATCACTAA
- the RLF2 gene encoding Rlf2p (similar to Saccharomyces cerevisiae RLF2 (YPR018W); ancestral locus Anc_8.121), whose amino-acid sequence MEKDSNSKKGILSFFQENVNNKIIKKNSQIEPIQIESDNDDLNEKANENLNENLNENLNENPSDSITKDSNINESINESIPSNNDNVKLTSTNNVEKNGSIPDNSSKKEDLTNNINRKEQSTKRREAILKEKLEKQQQRSIEKKKKELQREEAKRLREEKLAEAKRLKEEKLAETKRLKEEKLAEAKRLKEEKLAEAKRLKEAKLAEEKREKEKLKLEREEQRNQLKKEKELEKQRLLDEKRAKEDAKERAQSRIVNFFKRVSDSNLKTSNETEYSNYFKPFYCKDNVELFKYKSLQNIDQIDSLLFGSDNETNNGINTDILTWLESQKTKTMNRGHPIEYTAVKLLQQMTSKDKTDEELQKILKTIPHKYIKFYENVRPPYIGTYSKEIILPRINPFSTKETGYNYEYDSDLEWVNEEDDEGEVDNLESGDEDDEDDEDEEPSDGEFDGFLANESNDTNGKTKKRKIMGPLIPTVHLKIDIEQLDIEDKEYFHNLSAICLIPDTQFPIDPNYTPVTKINSNNSSKKDLASLVNNENKRSLDDNESKEGTPGAISSQGSSTPKKPKTIITDMNDILKLIKEINGSNFSLGTITEIVQHKLPNYNKQTIKNTIKHYAIRSSGGVGNTSKIWDIKDKALLQQASS is encoded by the coding sequence ATGGAAaaagattcaaattcaaaaaaaggtatcttatcttttttccaagaaaatgtaaataataaaattattaaaaaaaatagtcaAATTGAGCCAATTCAAATCGAAtctgataatgatgatttaaatgaaaaggCAAATGAAAATCTAAATGAAAATCTAAATGAAAATCTAAATGAAAACCCAAGCGATTCAATTACTAAGGATTCAAATATCAATGAGTCAATTAATGAAAGCATAccatcaaataatgataatgtaAAATTAACTTCTACAAATAATGTCGAAAAAAATGGTTCTATTCCAGATAATTCTTCCAAGAAGGAagatttaacaaataatataaatagaaaagAGCAAAGTACTAAAAGGAGAGAAGCTAtattaaaggaaaaattagaaaagcAGCAACAAagatcaattgaaaaaaagaaaaaagaactACAAAGAGAAGAAGCTAAACGTTTAAGAGAAGAAAAACTAGCAGAAGCCAAACgtttaaaagaagaaaaattggcTGAAACCAAACGTctgaaagaagaaaaacTAGCAGAAGCtaaaagattaaaagaAGAGAAATTAGCTGAAGCCAAACGATTAAAAGAGGCAAAATTAGCTGAAGAGAAAAGAGAAAAGGAAAAGTTAAAACTTGAGCGTGAAGAACAAAGGaatcaattaaagaaagaaaaagaattagaaaagcAACGACTATTGGATGAGAAAAGGGCTAAAGAGGATGCCAAAGAACGCGCACAATCAAGAATTgtcaatttctttaaaagaGTTTCAGATTCCAACTTAAAAACTTCTAATGAAACAGAATAttctaattattttaaaccATTTTATTGTAAAGATAATGTGGAactattcaaatataaatcattgcaaaatattgatcaaattgattctttattatttggttCGGATAATGAAACTAATAATGGCATTAATACTGACATTTTAACTTGGTTAGAATCGCAAAAAACTAAAACTATGAATAGAGGTCACCCCATTGAATATACAGCagttaaattattacagCAAATGACTTCTAAGGATAAAactgatgaagaattacaaaagattttaaagaCAATACctcataaatatataaaattttatgaaaATGTAAGACCACCATATATTGGTACATATTCTAAAGAAATCATCCTACCAAGGATAAATCCATTCAGTACAAAAGAAACCGGTTATAATTATGAATATGATTCTGATTTAGAATGGgtaaatgaagaagatgatgaaggtGAGGTGGATAATTTGGAAAGTGgagatgaagatgatgaagatgatgaagatgaagaaccAAGTGATGGTGAATTCGATGGGTTCTTAGCTAATGAGTCTAATGATACTAATGGCAAgacaaagaaaagaaagattatGGGACCTTTAATCCCTACAGtccatttaaaaattgatatcGAACAATTAGACATAgaagataaagaatatttccACAATTTATCGGCCATTTGTTTAATACCAGATACTCAATTCCCAATTGATCCAAATTACACTCCAGTAACAAAAatcaattctaataattcaagtAAAAAAGACTTGGCATCATTAGTGaacaatgaaaataaaCGTTCGTTAGACGATAATGAAAGCAAAGAAGGTACACCTGGAGCCATATCTAGTCAAGGATCCTCCACTCCAAAGAAAccaaaaacaattattacAGATATGAATGATATCTTGAAACTAATAAAGGAAATTAATGGCAGTAACTTTTCATTAGGTACAATAACTGAAATCGTTCAGCATAAATTGCCAAACTATAACAAACAGACTATCAAAAATACTATTAAGCATTATGCCATTAGAAGCTCAGGAGGGGTTGGCAATACATCCAAGATTTGGGATATTAAGGACAAAGCACTCTTACAGCAAGCATCAAGCTAA
- the MCM4 gene encoding MCM DNA helicase complex subunit MCM4 (similar to Saccharomyces cerevisiae CDC54 (YPR019W); ancestral locus Anc_8.122), translating to MSQTPTPSSPVTGPAESASSPIRTTDDLPQQPSSPALFFNPSSSSQPDTYERDSGPRSNQDHNRNVGAVVGSSPFRYPSSTGSTQQHPDSDIRSSQRSSGSRTRTPGNTLYSDIRTDGSLPHSSLDGRPGYRRRNDIYASDLSSPRRIVDFDSNSMSHPASSSSSGPPTEASEPLRIIWGTNVSIHECANNFRNFLMSFKYKYRKILDGRTELINNTTDEELYYVNQLNEMRNLGTCNLNLDTRNLLSFNQTEELYHQLLNYPQEVISIMDQTIKDCMVSLVVDNQLDFDLDDIETKFYKVRPYNVDSSRGVRELNPKDIDKLISIKGLVLRSTPVIPDMKVAFFKCNVCDHTLAVEIDRGVIQEPTRCERVDCNEANSMSLIHNRCSFADKQVVKLQETPDLVPDGQTPHSVSLCVYDELVDACRAGDRVEVTGTFRSIPIRPNSRQRVLKSLYKTYIDVVHIRKVSDKRLGIDTSTVEQELLQNKIDHNEVQEVRPVSDEEVKSIKQAALRSDIYETLARSIAPSIFELDDIKKGILLQLFGGTNKTFKKGGRYRGDINILLCGDPSTSKSQILQYVHKIAPRGVYTSGKGSSAVGLTAYITRDVDTKQLVLESGALVLSDGGICCIDEFDKMSDSTRSVLHEVMEQQTISIAKAGIITTLNARSSILASANPIGSRYNPSLPVTENIDLPPPLLSRFDLVYLVLDKVDESTDRELARHLTSLYLEDKPKHVSKSDIFPIEFLTMYINYAKENIHPVISESAKTELVRAYVGMRKMGDDSRSDEKRITATTRQLESMIRLSEAHAKMRLSETVDVSDVHEAVRLIKSAIKEYATDPKTGKIDMNLIQTGKSVIQRKMQEDLAKEIIKILTENPSDSLSLNALIKQINDNSQDRVDTSEISETLSRLQQEDKLIILGEGMRRSIRLTNRV from the coding sequence ATGTCTCAAACTCCAACACCAAGTTCACCAGTGACTGGGCCAGCTGAATCGGCCTCATCACCTATCCGTACCACTGACGATTTGCCACAACAGCCTTCCTCTCCagctttatttttcaatccAAGCTCATCTTCACAACCAGATACTTATGAACGTGATAGTGGTCCAAGAAGTAACCAAGATCATAATAGAAATGTGGGAGCTGTAGTAGGATCATCTCCATTTCGTTATCCATCCTCTACTGGTTCAACTCAACAACATCCAGATTCAGATATCCGTAGCTCTCAAAGAAGTAGTGGATCCAGAACTAGAACACCCGGTAATACGTTATATTCTGATATTCGTACTGATGGTTCATTGCCACATTCATCATTAGATGGCCGTCCAGGTTATAGAAGAAGAAACGATATTTATGCTTCAGATTTGTCATCCCCTAGAAGAATTGTTGATTTCGATTCAAATAGTATGAGCCATCCggcttcttcttcttcttctggtCCTCCTACAGAAGCTTCTGAACCATTGAGAATCATTTGGGGTACTAATGTTAGTATTCATGAATGTGCAAACAATTTCCGTAATTTCTTAATgtcatttaaatataaataccgtaaaatattagatgGCAGAACAGAACTTATAAACAATACAACTGATGAGGAATTATATTATGTAAACCAATTGAACGAAATGAGAAATTTGGGTACTtgtaatttgaatttagaTACAAGGAATCTATTGTCATTTAATCAAACAGAGGAACTATATCATCAATTGTTAAATTATCCACAAGAAGTTATTTCCATCATGGATCAAACTATTAAAGATTGTATGGTTTCATTAGTGGTGGATAACCAATTagattttgatttagatGATATCGAAACTAAATTCTATAAAGTTAGACCTTATAATGTGGACAGTTCAAGAGGTGTTCGTGAATTAAACCCCAAAGATATAGATAAATTGATTAGTATTAAAGGTTTAGTATTAAGATCTACTCCTGTAATTCCTGATATGAAAGTGGCATTCTTTAAATGTAATGTTTGTGATCATACACTGGCAGTAGAGATTGATAGAGGTGTTATTCAAGAGCCAACAAGATGTGAACGTGTTGATTGTAATGAGGCTAACTCCATGTCTCTAATTCATAATAGATGTTCATTTGCTGATAAACAAGTAGTCAAATTACAAGAAACTCCAGATTTAGTACCTGATGGTCAAACTCCTCACTCAGTTTCACTATGTGTTTATGATGAATTAGTGGATGCTTGTCGTGCTGGTGATAGAGTTGAAGTTACTGGCACTTTCAGATCAATTCCAATTAGACCTAACTCAAGACAACGtgttttaaaatcattatataaGACTTATATTGATGTGGTTCATATTAGAAAAGTTTCAGATAAGAGGTTAGGCATAGATACTTCTACTGTCGAGCAAGAacttttacaaaataaaattgatcaCAATGAAGTGCAAGAGGTAAGACCGGTCTCTGATGAAGAAGTAAAAAGTATTAAGCAAGCTGCATTAAGAAGCGATATTTATGAAACTTTGGCTAGATCCATTGCACCAAGTATCTTTGAATTAGATGATATCAAAAAAGGTATATTATTACAGTTATTCGGTGGTACAAATAAAACGTTTAAAAAGGGGGGTAGATATAGAGgtgatataaatatattattatgtgGTGATCCTTCAACTTCAAAATCTCAAATATTACAATATGTTCATAAAATTGCTCCACGTGGGGTTTATACATCTGGTAAAGGTTCATCAGCTGTGGGGCTAACTGCGTATATTACCAGAGATGTGGATACAAAGCAATTAGTTTTAGAGAGTGGTGCCTTGGTCTTATCAGATGGTGGTATTTGTTgtattgatgaatttgataaaatgaGTGATTCGACTAGGTCTGTTTTGCATGAAGTTATGGAACAACAAACAATATCTATTGCCAAGGCTGGTATTATCACCACATTAAATGCTAGAAGTTCTATCTTAGCAAGTGCTAATCCAATAGGTTCACGTTATAATCCAAGTTTGCCTGTTACTGAAAACATTGATTTACCTCCTCCACTACTTTCTAGATTTGACTTAGTTTATTTAGTCCTTGATAAAGTAGATGAATCTACTGATAGAGAATTAGCAAGACATTTAACAAGCTTATATTTAGAAGATAAGCCAAAGCATGTTTCCAAGTCTGACATTTTCCcaatagaatttttaacaatgtatattaattatgCTAAGGAAAATATACACCCAGTTATCTCAGAAAGTGCAAAAACAGAATTAGTTAGAGCTTATGTTGGTATGCGTAAGATGGGTGATGATTCTAGATCTGATGAAAAGAGAATTACCGCTACAACTAGACAGTTAGAAAGTATGATTCGTTTATCAGAAGCACATGCTAAAATGAGATTATCAGAAACTGTTGATGTGTCAGATGTTCATGAAGCAGTTAGATTGATTAAATCAGCAATTAAAGAGTATGCTACTGATCCAAAGACCGGTAAAATTGATATGAATTTGATTCAAACAGGTAAATCAGTtattcaaagaaaaatgcAAGAGGATTTAGCAAAggaaattatcaaaatattgacTGAAAATCCATCGGATTCTCTAAGTTTGAATGCTttaattaaacaaattaatgataattcgCAAGATAGAGTTGATACTTCAGAAATTTCAGAAACACTTTCTAGATTACAACaagaagataaattaatcaTATTGGGTGAAGGAATGAGAAGATCTATTCGTCTAACTAATCGcgtttaa
- the BUD13 gene encoding Bud13p (similar to Saccharomyces cerevisiae BUD13 (YGL174W); ancestral locus Anc_8.127), which translates to MSINDYLSKTYGPAKKEKSKKKSKKQTKGVFDDNETLISYTSAKQEQKTEKLSTLNITDSSNVTTLNNIPLSSAPTTLNSKSRKDNKNLWKNLSTNELSIQNNEPDIKKQEKSNIIKLSSGAHAGLQTAEDVEKQLKVNEESAKQLANSALSPNAQNAPTIYRDRFGRRIKNIDLQREEESSKEESRKKIQEKSLREFNMGELQKYMLDNNLKNPPSIQNASSARQKALKDLEDPLANFNSDISSISKTPKTAPHTFFGRKIYTKAYPENRFGIAPGWRWDGVDRSNGFEPKWLAKRDELETKRVEKYTMQEEF; encoded by the coding sequence ATGTCTATAAATGATTATCTGTCAAAAACATATGGCCCTGCCAAGAAGgaaaaaagcaaaaagaAATCCAAAAAACAAACTAAAGGAGTATTTGATGATAACGAAACCCTAATTTCATATACCTCAGCTAAACAAGAACAAAAAACCGAAAAGTTATCcactttaaatattacGGACAGTAGTAACGTCACAAcgttaaataatattcctCTTTCATCAGCACCGACaactttaaattcaaaaagcaggaaagataataaaaatttatggAAAAACTTATCAACTAATGAATTATCGatacaaaataatgaacctgatattaaaaaacaagaaaaaagtaatataataaagcTATCGTCAGGAGCACATGCAGGCTTACAAACTGCTGAGGATGTTGAGAAGCAATTGAAGGTGAACGAAGAATCAGCAAAACAACTTGCTAATTCTGCTCTCTCACCTAATGCACAAAACGCCCCAACAATTTATCGAGATAGATTTGgtagaagaattaaaaatatagattTGCAACGAGAAGAAGAAAGTTCAAAAGAGGAGTCAAGGAAGAAAATCCaagaaaaaagtttaaGAGAATTCAATATGGGTGAACTTCAGAAATATATgttagataataatttgaaaaatccTCCATCAATACAAAATGCTTCTAGTGCTAGGCAAAAGGCCTTAAAGGATCTAGAAGACCCTTTAGCAAACTTTAATTCAGATATATCGTCAATCAGTAAAACTCCAAAAACTGCTCCTCATACTTTCTTtggaagaaaaatatataccAAAGCATATCCAGAGAATAGATTCGGAATTGCTCCAGGATGGAGATGGGATGGTGTTGATCGATCTAATGGGTTTGAACCCAAATGGCTAGCCAAGAGAGACGAATTAGAAACTAAAAGAGTGGAAAAATATACTATGCAAGAAGAATTTTAA
- the SAE2 gene encoding ssDNA endodeoxyribonuclease SAE2 (similar to Saccharomyces cerevisiae SAE2 (YGL175C); ancestral locus Anc_8.128): protein MVVSKHIQKIEQQLNVLCIEELIYVQEKLTSLLKIRLNEIREETTKVTITTQSRVKNPSTYSPTFIKKEFSNLNDNPIENPYLHKLGQFTTDSEDEDENETIINIQQTSSPLKNSQNDNNMKSINENTNFHSPELENNREPPKNLISKRKNSFDQCKTNILIKLKQEDKQDNLKVNQQKKQKITKGKRDLINFNVNPITKNPWILEDFKPNDDVNPSNFKSHGKSSYEPSERGRKVHPIFMTFEEMRDRHVEEIHIRERSVSPPGFGRLDFPTTQENKTDREKSREILKNKTIKRFSIACNNSIPPWERKYIFKNNKLNDITDNGDFHWEKENLEVYMR, encoded by the coding sequence ATGGTTGTTTCGAAgcatattcaaaaaatagaGCAACAACTTAATGTTTTATGTATAGAAGAATTGATCTATGtccaagaaaaattaaccAGTTTGCTAAAAATACGGTTAAATGAAATACGTGAAGAAACTACTAAAGTCACTATTACTACTCAGTCAAGAGTGAAAAATCCATCTACTTATTCACCTACTTTTATTAAGAAAGAGTTCagtaatttaaatgataatcCAATAGAAAATCCTTATTTGCACAAACTAGGTCAATTCACGACAGACagtgaagatgaagatgaaaatgagacaattattaatattcaacAAACTAGTTCCCCCTTAAAAAATTCACAGAacgataataatatgaaaagTATTAATGAGAATACTAATTTCCATTCCccagaattagaaaataatagagAACCCCCTAAGAATTTAATCTCCAAACGTAAAAATTCGTTTGATCAAtgtaaaacaaatatacTTATTAAACTAAAACAAGAGGATAAGCAAGATAACCTGAAAGTAAATCAGCAAAAGAAACagaaaataacaaaagGAAAACGTGACTTAATAAACTTTAATGTAAATCCTATAACGAAAAATCCCTGGATCTTGGAAGATTTTAAGCCTAACGATGATGTTAACCCAAGCAATTTTAAAAGTCATGGTAAAAGTAGTTACGAGCCTTCTGAACGAGGGCGAAAAGTACATCCAATCTTTATGACATTTGAAGAGATGAGAGACCGGCATGTTGAAGAGATCCATATTAGGGAACGATCGGTTTCACCACCAGGATTTGGTAGACTTGATTTCCCTACAACACAAGAGAATAAAACAGATCGAGAAAAATCAagagaaattttaaaaaataaaactataaAGAGATTTAGCATAGCatgtaataatagtattcCGCCTTGggaaagaaaatatatcttcaagaataataaactaAATGATATAACAGATAATGGTGACTTTCATTGggaaaaggaaaatttAGAAGTATATATGAGATAG